The Pirellulimonas nuda genome includes a region encoding these proteins:
- a CDS encoding NADH-quinone oxidoreductase subunit N, which produces MNLLVDRLLHDTTAVSLPGFLPELLLCATIVVLLLAKVLPLLSRVDPLVWAFGGLAAAAMAAIPQQGLSEVHRTELFTGMLVIDPMAAYLRVLLLGFGVLLLLLTKLTGLADRSSGQDFYVLVVGALLGMCLMVEANHLLIVFLAVEMASVPSYVLAGVEKGRPRAGEAALKYAVFGAGASGVMLYGISLIAGLLGTAHLPTLASRLAEMNTAASASPQAPTLVLMLAAVMIMVGLAFKLSAVPFHFWCPDVFEGAPAEIGALLSVASKTAALALLVRVAMIATPTAPIDRVVADPPAAVQVAAATPAAVPTPAGFVALLIGSLAIATCTFGNLAAYAQTSLKRMLAYSTIAHAGYMMMPVAAAVAVAGAQPATAELAIAALLLYAGVYLFMNLGAFAIAALVERSTGSDQIDDYAGLIRSSPVTAVALAVVLFSLLGMPPLAGFFAKFAAFRALALVWSPLSITMLAVAAVNTAISLVYYLRVARVATMHDEPDTRGPVQLGMLSVIYVAAVTLPLVLLGLFPGGLADAAQQAARGLWP; this is translated from the coding sequence GTGAACCTGCTGGTCGACCGACTGCTGCACGACACCACCGCGGTAAGCCTGCCGGGCTTCCTGCCGGAGCTGTTGCTGTGCGCGACGATCGTCGTGCTGCTGCTGGCCAAGGTGCTGCCGCTGCTGTCGCGGGTCGACCCGCTGGTGTGGGCGTTCGGCGGGCTCGCGGCCGCGGCCATGGCCGCGATCCCTCAGCAAGGCCTGTCCGAGGTGCACCGCACCGAGCTGTTTACCGGCATGCTGGTGATCGACCCGATGGCGGCGTACCTGCGCGTGCTGCTGCTGGGCTTCGGGGTGCTGCTGTTGCTGCTGACCAAGCTCACGGGGCTCGCCGATCGCTCCAGCGGGCAGGACTTCTACGTGCTGGTGGTCGGCGCCCTGCTGGGGATGTGCCTGATGGTGGAGGCCAACCACCTGCTGATCGTCTTCCTGGCGGTCGAGATGGCGAGCGTCCCCAGCTACGTGCTGGCGGGCGTCGAGAAGGGGCGCCCCCGCGCCGGCGAGGCGGCGCTCAAGTACGCCGTTTTCGGCGCCGGCGCCAGCGGCGTGATGCTGTACGGCATCAGCCTGATCGCGGGGCTGCTGGGGACCGCGCATTTGCCGACCCTCGCGAGTCGACTGGCCGAGATGAACACTGCCGCGTCGGCGTCACCGCAAGCGCCAACGCTGGTGCTGATGCTGGCCGCGGTGATGATCATGGTCGGGCTGGCGTTCAAGCTGTCGGCCGTGCCGTTCCACTTCTGGTGCCCCGACGTGTTCGAAGGGGCGCCGGCCGAGATCGGCGCCCTGCTGTCGGTGGCCTCGAAGACCGCCGCCCTGGCGCTGCTGGTGCGCGTGGCGATGATCGCTACCCCCACGGCGCCGATCGACCGCGTGGTCGCCGACCCGCCCGCGGCCGTACAGGTCGCGGCGGCGACGCCCGCGGCCGTCCCAACTCCGGCCGGATTCGTAGCGCTGCTGATCGGCTCGCTGGCGATCGCTACCTGCACCTTCGGCAACCTGGCCGCGTACGCTCAGACCAGCCTGAAGCGGATGCTGGCCTACAGCACCATCGCCCACGCCGGCTACATGATGATGCCGGTGGCCGCCGCGGTAGCGGTCGCCGGCGCCCAGCCGGCTACCGCGGAACTCGCGATCGCGGCGCTGCTGCTGTACGCCGGCGTCTACTTGTTCATGAACCTGGGCGCCTTCGCCATCGCCGCGTTGGTCGAGCGCTCGACGGGCAGCGACCAGATCGACGACTACGCTGGGCTGATCCGCTCGTCGCCGGTTACGGCCGTGGCGCTGGCGGTCGTGCTTTTCAGCCTGCTGGGGATGCCGCCTTTGGCGGGGTTCTTCGCCAAGTTCGCGGCGTTCCGGGCGCTGGCGCTGGTGTGGAGCCCGCTGTCGATCACCATGCTGGCCGTTGCGGCGGTGAACACCGCGATCTCGCTGGTCTACTACCTGCGCGTCGCCCGCGTGGCGACGATGCACGACGAGCCCGACACCCGCGGCCCCGTGCAACTGGGCATGCTAAGCGTCATCTACGTGGCGGCCGTCACGCTGCCGCTGGTGCTGCTGGGGCTGTTCCCGGGCGGGCTCGCCGACGCCGCACAGCAGGCCGCCCGGGGGCTGTGGCCATGA
- a CDS encoding complex I subunit 4 family protein: MALLFDPPVFLSVLVFLPAAVALGLTLFLPSGRDETAKKISLAATLVVFAMSVLLVFGKEGLRFESGVAEMQHAFSVPWIPSFGIDFFLGLDGISFPLVVLTAFLSMLAMGASWPIDKHVKAYCVLFLLLETGMLGVFLALDFFLFYVFWEVMLLPMYFLIGVWGGPRREYAAIKFFLYTLVGSVLMLVALLMLYFASDLTQLSANQLASAHVVPTPERGADAGLAMQQWLAGDAPLAARFAEAKAAGRPLHTFNILAMQQMGQHTRLFSTPLLWGYSLQWWAFVLLLIGFLVKVPAVPLHTWLPDAHVEAPTPISMILAGVLLKMGGYGIIRFCYPICPEAGRELAYVICTIGVVSMVWGALAALAQTDFKRLVAYSSVSHMGYVVLGLAVWSTAADGDYWKMGATGAMFQMIAHGISSAGMFFVVGVVYDRVHHRDLNRFGGLFGRMPIYSGLAVGLFFAGLGLPGLCGFIGEVLVVLAAWPFNKALAVVSASVVILTAGYILWTIQRVYLGAEYRGPHGDRLTPITSREAWIAGPLLAIAIVLGVYPRALLDYMQPSIDAQVVELLQTPPADKVAATPAPLGAMPK, from the coding sequence ATGGCATTGCTCTTCGACCCGCCGGTCTTCCTCAGCGTGCTGGTGTTCTTGCCGGCCGCGGTGGCGTTGGGGCTTACGTTGTTTCTACCATCGGGGCGCGACGAGACCGCGAAGAAGATCTCGCTGGCGGCCACGCTGGTGGTGTTTGCGATGAGCGTGCTGCTGGTGTTCGGCAAAGAAGGCTTGCGGTTCGAGTCCGGCGTGGCCGAGATGCAGCACGCGTTCTCGGTCCCCTGGATCCCGTCGTTCGGCATCGACTTCTTCTTGGGGCTGGACGGCATCAGCTTCCCGCTGGTGGTGCTGACCGCCTTTCTCTCCATGCTGGCGATGGGCGCGAGCTGGCCGATCGACAAGCACGTGAAGGCCTACTGCGTGCTGTTTCTGCTGCTCGAGACCGGCATGCTGGGGGTGTTCCTGGCGCTCGACTTCTTTTTGTTCTACGTGTTCTGGGAAGTGATGCTGCTGCCGATGTACTTCCTGATCGGCGTGTGGGGGGGGCCGCGGCGCGAGTACGCCGCGATCAAGTTCTTCCTGTACACGCTGGTCGGCAGCGTGCTGATGCTGGTGGCGTTGTTGATGCTGTATTTTGCGAGTGACCTGACGCAGCTATCGGCCAACCAACTGGCCAGCGCGCACGTGGTCCCAACCCCCGAACGGGGCGCCGACGCCGGCCTGGCGATGCAGCAGTGGCTGGCGGGCGACGCGCCCCTGGCGGCCAGGTTCGCCGAAGCCAAGGCCGCGGGCCGGCCGCTGCACACCTTCAACATCCTGGCGATGCAGCAAATGGGGCAGCACACCCGGCTGTTCAGCACGCCGCTGCTGTGGGGCTACTCGCTGCAATGGTGGGCGTTCGTGCTGCTGCTAATCGGCTTCTTGGTCAAAGTGCCGGCCGTGCCGCTGCACACCTGGCTCCCCGACGCACACGTCGAGGCGCCGACACCCATCTCGATGATCCTGGCCGGCGTCCTGCTGAAGATGGGGGGCTACGGCATCATCCGCTTCTGCTACCCCATCTGCCCCGAGGCGGGGCGGGAGCTGGCGTACGTGATCTGCACGATCGGCGTGGTGAGCATGGTGTGGGGGGCGCTGGCCGCGCTGGCGCAGACCGACTTCAAGCGGCTGGTTGCCTATAGCTCGGTGAGCCACATGGGCTACGTGGTGCTCGGCCTGGCGGTGTGGAGCACCGCGGCCGACGGGGACTACTGGAAGATGGGCGCCACGGGCGCGATGTTCCAGATGATCGCCCACGGCATCAGCTCGGCCGGCATGTTCTTTGTGGTGGGGGTGGTCTACGACCGCGTGCACCACCGCGACCTCAACCGTTTCGGCGGGCTGTTCGGCCGGATGCCTATCTACAGCGGGCTGGCGGTGGGCCTGTTCTTTGCCGGCCTGGGGCTGCCTGGGCTGTGCGGGTTTATCGGCGAGGTGCTGGTGGTGCTGGCCGCTTGGCCCTTCAACAAGGCGTTGGCGGTAGTGAGCGCGTCGGTGGTGATCCTCACCGCCGGCTACATCCTGTGGACCATCCAGCGCGTCTACCTTGGCGCCGAGTACCGCGGCCCGCACGGCGATCGGCTTACCCCCATCACTAGCCGCGAGGCGTGGATCGCCGGGCCGCTGCTGGCGATCGCGATCGTCTTGGGGGTCTACCCGCGGGCGCTGCTGGACTACATGCAGCCCTCGATCGACGCACAGGTGGTTGAGCTGCTGCAGACCCCGCCGGCAGACAAGGTGGCCGCGACGCCGGCGCCGCTAGGAGCGATGCCCAAGTGA
- the nuoL gene encoding NADH-quinone oxidoreductase subunit L: protein MPPETLIPVLLIAAWLLPLAAFLVVWLGFSALQGAGKGRVSSGASRAGGWLSVGAILASLLLSVAALGVWLGAYGLTPAGHPPAEGAGAHAPTVLSAPLYTLAQFGALRLSIDYYVDALTVLMFVLVTLMSACVHVYSLGYMHDELSDVTDREVPVAGGRALVRPGRFHRFFQHLSLFSFSMLGLVIAGNLLMVFAFWELVGICSWLLIGFYFERPAASTAANKAFIVNRIGDFGFLVGLMALWGSLGTLAFADAGADGPGVFSQLRTAENHHALAAPPAMQHEDQASSRPGYWLLCAAGLGIFCGCVGKSAQFPLHVWLPDAMEGPTPVSALVHSATMVAAGVYLVGRCYPIFTPEVLLVIAYTGCVTLLLAATIAVTATDIKRVLAYSTISQLGYMMLALGVGGWVAGLFHLVTHALFKGLLFLGAGSVIHAVGTNEMPLMGGLRRKMPITSAAMLVGALAIVGAGLPLTSFGLAGFFSKDAILEQALSFAGRNPAHALLMIAPALGAAITGFYMFRLWLLTFAGQPRDVARFRHAHESPRTMTGPLILLAVLAVVAGGVLPGGFSVPAMLESARPLGTHADQVGVWLPELVHPGEHAAHAQAIRVPAGLIAFGAAALGVLLAAAVYLWRWLNPAEVAHTFRPVYALLAHAWWFDEIYAALVVRPVLWVGAAVAWFDRRVIDGVVHALAWLCRAFAALVGVVLDRGVIDGGVDGFARTTWSLADNLRGIQTGSLRTYVTTLAAGAVALFAVALAWKYAFAG from the coding sequence ATGCCCCCCGAAACCCTCATCCCCGTCCTGCTGATCGCCGCGTGGCTGCTGCCGCTCGCGGCGTTCTTGGTCGTGTGGCTCGGGTTCTCGGCGCTCCAGGGGGCCGGCAAGGGCCGGGTGTCCTCCGGCGCTTCGCGCGCGGGGGGCTGGCTCTCGGTGGGGGCCATCCTCGCCAGTCTGCTGCTCAGTGTGGCGGCGCTCGGCGTGTGGCTGGGCGCTTACGGCCTGACCCCCGCCGGTCATCCGCCCGCAGAAGGAGCCGGGGCCCACGCGCCGACCGTGCTCTCGGCGCCCCTGTACACGCTGGCCCAGTTCGGCGCGCTGCGGCTGTCGATCGATTACTACGTGGACGCGCTCACCGTGCTGATGTTCGTGCTGGTGACGCTGATGAGCGCCTGCGTGCACGTCTACTCGCTCGGCTACATGCACGACGAGCTGTCGGACGTCACCGACCGCGAGGTGCCGGTCGCAGGCGGGCGGGCGCTGGTGCGGCCCGGCCGCTTCCACCGCTTCTTCCAGCACCTGTCGCTCTTCTCGTTCTCGATGCTGGGGCTGGTGATCGCGGGCAACCTGCTGATGGTGTTCGCGTTCTGGGAGCTGGTGGGCATTTGCTCGTGGCTGTTGATCGGCTTCTACTTCGAGCGGCCCGCGGCCAGCACTGCCGCCAACAAGGCGTTCATCGTCAACCGGATCGGCGACTTTGGCTTCCTGGTGGGGCTGATGGCGTTGTGGGGATCGCTGGGGACGCTGGCCTTCGCGGACGCCGGCGCCGACGGGCCGGGCGTGTTCAGCCAGCTCCGCACGGCCGAGAACCACCACGCGCTCGCGGCCCCACCGGCGATGCAGCACGAAGACCAAGCGAGCAGCCGCCCCGGTTACTGGCTGCTGTGCGCGGCCGGCCTGGGGATCTTCTGCGGCTGCGTCGGCAAGAGCGCCCAGTTCCCGCTGCACGTCTGGCTCCCCGACGCGATGGAGGGGCCGACCCCCGTCTCGGCGCTGGTTCACTCCGCCACGATGGTCGCCGCCGGCGTCTACCTGGTGGGGCGTTGCTACCCGATCTTCACCCCCGAGGTGCTGCTGGTGATCGCCTACACCGGCTGCGTGACGCTGCTGCTGGCCGCCACGATCGCGGTGACCGCGACCGACATCAAGCGGGTGCTCGCCTACAGCACCATCAGCCAGCTCGGCTACATGATGCTTGCCCTCGGGGTCGGGGGCTGGGTAGCGGGGCTGTTCCACCTGGTGACGCACGCGCTGTTCAAGGGGCTGTTGTTCTTGGGGGCCGGATCGGTGATCCACGCCGTGGGGACGAACGAGATGCCGCTGATGGGGGGCCTGCGTCGCAAGATGCCCATCACGTCGGCCGCGATGCTGGTGGGCGCCCTGGCGATCGTGGGGGCGGGGCTGCCGCTCACTTCGTTTGGGCTGGCAGGCTTCTTCTCCAAAGACGCCATCCTGGAGCAGGCGCTGAGCTTCGCCGGCCGCAACCCCGCGCACGCTCTGCTGATGATCGCCCCAGCGCTGGGCGCGGCCATCACCGGGTTTTATATGTTCCGGCTGTGGCTGCTGACGTTCGCAGGCCAGCCGCGCGACGTCGCCCGCTTCCGGCACGCGCACGAGTCGCCGCGGACGATGACCGGGCCGCTTATTTTGCTGGCGGTGTTGGCCGTGGTGGCCGGCGGCGTGCTGCCGGGGGGCTTTTCGGTTCCGGCCATGCTAGAGTCGGCCCGCCCGCTGGGGACCCACGCCGATCAGGTCGGAGTGTGGCTGCCCGAGCTGGTGCACCCCGGCGAGCACGCCGCGCACGCCCAGGCGATCCGCGTCCCCGCGGGGTTGATCGCCTTCGGCGCGGCGGCGCTGGGCGTGTTGCTGGCCGCGGCCGTTTACCTGTGGCGGTGGCTGAACCCGGCCGAAGTGGCCCACACCTTCCGCCCGGTCTACGCGCTGTTGGCCCACGCCTGGTGGTTTGATGAGATCTACGCCGCATTGGTGGTCCGGCCCGTGCTGTGGGTAGGCGCGGCGGTGGCTTGGTTTGACCGCCGCGTGATCGACGGCGTCGTCCACGCTCTGGCCTGGCTCTGCCGCGCGTTCGCGGCGCTGGTGGGGGTGGTGCTCGACCGCGGCGTCATTGACGGCGGGGTCGACGGCTTCGCGCGGACCACCTGGTCGCTAGCCGACAACCTCCGCGGCATCCAAACCGGCAGCCTCCGCACCTACGTCACCACCCTCGCCGCGGGCGCCGTGGCGCTGTTTGCGGTTGCGCTGGCTTGGAAGTACGCGTTTGCTGGATGA
- the nuoK gene encoding NADH-quinone oxidoreductase subunit NuoK, producing MPLANLLTEPLSVAHFMVVGAVLFCCGVVCMATKRNALGVLMGIELVLNGANINFVAIGSPYLTGEGATFGLDGQMFALFVIVLAAAEAAVALAIALNFYNATGTVDVDQADKLRG from the coding sequence ATGCCCCTGGCCAACCTGCTCACCGAGCCGCTCAGCGTCGCCCACTTCATGGTGGTGGGAGCGGTGCTGTTCTGTTGTGGGGTGGTGTGCATGGCGACCAAGCGGAACGCGCTGGGGGTGCTGATGGGGATCGAGCTGGTCCTCAATGGCGCCAACATCAACTTCGTCGCGATCGGCAGCCCCTACCTCACCGGCGAGGGCGCCACGTTCGGCCTCGACGGGCAGATGTTCGCCCTGTTCGTGATCGTGTTGGCCGCCGCCGAGGCGGCCGTGGCGCTGGCCATCGCGCTGAACTTCTACAACGCCACTGGAACCGTTGACGTGGACCAAGCCGACAAGCTACGGGGTTGA
- a CDS encoding NADH-quinone oxidoreductase subunit J family protein, translated as MDAIHWPSVFFLLFAGIACAFALAVVFTQNIVRMALYLIASLGAVSGLFFLAGADFVGAMQLMIYVGGTLVLLVFGVMLTAQSQYVRMRTPSGQMLIALLVGASLLAVLCAAAVGVPAWRAPETAIAAAGDPAQTATPIGMALLGLRPDVADGGSRVGYLLVFEIISIHLLVVLVGAAYLARASRSRSSTN; from the coding sequence ATGGACGCCATCCACTGGCCAAGCGTGTTCTTCCTGCTGTTTGCCGGGATTGCGTGCGCGTTCGCCCTCGCGGTCGTGTTCACGCAGAACATCGTCCGCATGGCGCTCTACCTGATCGCGTCGCTGGGGGCGGTGAGCGGGCTGTTCTTTCTGGCGGGCGCCGACTTTGTGGGCGCCATGCAACTAATGATCTACGTCGGGGGCACGCTGGTGCTGCTGGTGTTCGGCGTGATGCTCACCGCGCAGAGCCAGTACGTGCGGATGCGGACCCCCAGCGGGCAGATGCTGATCGCGCTATTGGTGGGCGCCTCGCTGCTGGCGGTGCTGTGCGCCGCGGCGGTGGGGGTGCCGGCGTGGCGTGCCCCCGAGACCGCCATCGCCGCCGCCGGCGACCCGGCGCAAACCGCTACCCCGATCGGGATGGCGCTGCTGGGCTTGCGTCCAGATGTTGCCGACGGGGGGAGCCGCGTCGGCTACTTGCTGGTGTTTGAGATCATTTCGATTCATCTGCTGGTGGTGCTGGTGGGCGCGGCCTACTTGGCGCGCGCTAGCCGGTCTCGTAGTTCGACGAATTAA
- a CDS encoding complex I subunit 1/NuoH family protein, with product MAEFLDQYLPVWLAYPLAAAVPVALLINLLAVGALGFIWLERKIAGRIQDRLGPTRVGGRFGWLQTLADGLKLITKEDLIPGGADGMLFRAAPYVSMAAAFAALLAMPFAGFWDAFPAPFVAQRLNVAVFFVLAVLGLEVFGVILAGYASASKWSLFGAMREAAQVVSYEVPLGFCVVVPVLLAGSMDLVVIGDAQRGGFWNWNLLHDPFTFIVFWVFVTCAIASVNRAPFDLAEAESELVAGFHTEYSGLRWSFFFMAEYGSMFTVSLLAAILFCGAWHGPLPVTWGLGLQPGGWFGGLIGDGPAGLVCNLIGTLNVLFKGLVGMAFMMWVRWTLPRLRIDQVITTCLKYCVPIAAVMLLGVSLWQVAIPGRVLMGLLPLPAENRATLEPWPTSGDRMASNAMALPAPVAMQSRPIAGSH from the coding sequence GTGGCCGAGTTCCTAGATCAGTACCTGCCCGTCTGGCTCGCCTACCCGCTCGCCGCCGCTGTGCCGGTGGCGCTCTTGATCAACCTGCTGGCGGTCGGCGCGCTGGGGTTCATCTGGCTCGAGCGGAAGATCGCCGGCCGCATCCAGGACCGCCTCGGACCGACCCGCGTCGGGGGCCGGTTCGGCTGGCTGCAGACGCTGGCGGACGGACTCAAGCTGATCACCAAGGAAGACCTGATCCCCGGCGGCGCCGACGGCATGCTGTTCCGCGCCGCCCCCTACGTGAGCATGGCGGCCGCGTTCGCTGCGCTCTTGGCGATGCCGTTCGCCGGGTTTTGGGACGCCTTCCCGGCGCCGTTCGTGGCCCAGCGGCTGAACGTGGCCGTGTTCTTCGTGCTCGCGGTGCTGGGGCTCGAGGTGTTCGGCGTGATCCTGGCCGGCTACGCCTCGGCCTCCAAGTGGAGCCTGTTCGGCGCGATGCGCGAGGCGGCCCAGGTGGTTTCCTACGAGGTGCCGCTGGGGTTCTGCGTGGTGGTACCCGTGCTGCTGGCCGGCTCGATGGACCTGGTGGTGATCGGCGACGCCCAACGCGGCGGGTTCTGGAACTGGAACCTGCTGCACGACCCGTTCACCTTCATCGTCTTCTGGGTGTTTGTCACGTGCGCCATCGCCAGCGTGAACCGGGCGCCATTCGACCTTGCCGAAGCCGAGAGCGAGCTGGTGGCCGGCTTCCACACCGAGTACTCCGGCCTCCGCTGGAGCTTCTTCTTTATGGCCGAGTACGGCTCGATGTTCACCGTGAGCCTGCTGGCGGCGATCCTGTTCTGCGGCGCGTGGCACGGCCCGCTGCCGGTAACTTGGGGCCTGGGCCTGCAGCCCGGGGGCTGGTTCGGCGGGCTCATCGGCGACGGCCCGGCGGGCCTGGTGTGCAACCTGATCGGCACGCTCAACGTGCTGTTCAAGGGGCTGGTGGGGATGGCCTTCATGATGTGGGTCCGCTGGACGCTGCCCCGGCTGCGGATCGACCAGGTGATCACCACCTGCCTGAAGTACTGCGTGCCGATCGCGGCGGTGATGCTGCTGGGCGTATCGCTCTGGCAGGTCGCCATCCCCGGCCGCGTGCTGATGGGGCTGCTGCCGCTGCCCGCCGAGAATCGAGCTACGCTGGAGCCCTGGCCAACCAGCGGCGACCGCATGGCGAGCAACGCAATGGCGCTTCCGGCTCCAGTTGCAATGCAGAGTCGACCCATCGCGGGGTCCCACTGA
- a CDS encoding serine/threonine-protein kinase produces MTTDKLVELVRKSGLVESDRLDAFLAKATAEHGALPADKRLAELMVTAGMLTPWQTEKLLAGKHRGFRIGKYKLLGQIGKGGMSSVYLAEHILMRRRVAIKVLPQNRVKDASYLERFQLEARAVARLDDPNIVRAFDIDNEANVHYIVMEYVDGSDLHQHVSKHGTLDYDTAADFIAQAANGLAHAHEMGLVHRDIKPANLLLDKRGTVKLLDLGLAKLTEDEEPSLTLAHDENVLGTADYLAPEQALNSHKADARADIYSLGCTLYFLLTGRPPFPEGSISERLLKHQVEEPQSILKFRPDAPLSLVEICARMMAKKPDERIQSAADVAELLTQWLSERGRAPGGGRTDHHRDAEDEGVGSGALTRFGPPAGSGLRPPGSSQSLSSPNRDTQRLFGPDTATRDDEEVGLAPLDEEDRPAAKSKASSSGVLSDSPSAPKPSPPAARSGPHKTIFEEEFAQSPQPVATPRQSGLDFDPLHPPGYKSPYDKTNWVPYVVALAAFALIGILLAVFAS; encoded by the coding sequence GTGACCACCGACAAACTGGTTGAGCTAGTCCGTAAGAGCGGGCTGGTCGAATCGGATCGGCTCGACGCCTTCCTCGCGAAAGCGACGGCCGAGCACGGCGCGCTCCCCGCAGACAAGCGGCTGGCGGAGCTGATGGTGACCGCGGGGATGCTCACCCCCTGGCAGACCGAGAAGCTGCTGGCCGGCAAGCACCGCGGCTTCCGCATCGGCAAGTACAAGCTGCTGGGGCAGATCGGCAAGGGAGGGATGAGCAGCGTCTACTTGGCCGAGCACATCCTCATGCGTCGCCGCGTGGCGATTAAGGTGCTGCCGCAGAACCGTGTGAAGGACGCCTCGTACCTCGAGCGGTTCCAGCTCGAGGCGCGTGCGGTCGCCCGGCTCGACGACCCCAACATCGTCCGCGCGTTCGACATCGATAACGAGGCGAACGTCCACTACATCGTCATGGAGTACGTGGACGGGTCCGACCTCCACCAGCACGTCTCCAAGCACGGCACGCTCGACTACGACACCGCGGCCGACTTCATCGCCCAAGCGGCCAACGGCCTCGCGCACGCCCACGAGATGGGGCTGGTGCACCGCGACATCAAGCCGGCCAACCTGCTGCTGGACAAGCGGGGCACGGTCAAGCTGCTCGACCTGGGCCTGGCGAAACTCACCGAAGACGAAGAGCCCTCGCTGACGCTCGCCCACGACGAGAACGTGCTGGGGACCGCAGACTACCTCGCCCCCGAGCAGGCGCTCAACAGCCACAAGGCAGACGCGCGGGCAGACATCTACAGCCTGGGCTGCACGCTCTACTTCTTGCTGACGGGCAGGCCGCCGTTCCCCGAGGGGTCGATCTCCGAGCGGCTGCTCAAGCACCAAGTCGAAGAGCCGCAGAGCATCCTCAAGTTCCGGCCCGATGCGCCCCTGTCGCTGGTCGAGATTTGCGCCCGGATGATGGCCAAGAAGCCGGACGAGCGCATCCAGTCCGCGGCGGACGTCGCCGAACTGCTGACGCAGTGGCTCAGCGAACGCGGCCGGGCGCCGGGCGGCGGACGCACCGACCACCACCGCGACGCCGAGGACGAGGGGGTCGGCAGCGGCGCGCTGACCCGTTTCGGACCCCCGGCCGGCTCTGGCCTCCGCCCGCCGGGAAGCAGCCAGTCCCTCTCGTCTCCCAACCGCGACACCCAGCGGCTGTTCGGCCCCGACACGGCCACCCGCGACGACGAAGAGGTGGGCCTCGCCCCGCTGGACGAAGAAGACCGCCCCGCGGCCAAGTCGAAGGCCTCCTCCTCGGGGGTGCTGTCGGACTCACCCTCCGCGCCAAAACCAAGCCCCCCCGCGGCCCGCAGCGGCCCCCACAAGACCATCTTCGAAGAAGAGTTCGCCCAGTCCCCTCAGCCCGTGGCCACGCCGCGGCAGTCGGGGCTCGATTTCGATCCGCTCCACCCGCCGGGCTACAAGAGCCCCTACGACAAGACCAACTGGGTCCCCTACGTCGTGGCGCTCGCCGCCTTCGCGTTGATCGGGATCTTGCTGGCCGTGTTCGCCAGCTAG
- a CDS encoding enoyl-ACP reductase FabI has translation MPADFLQLAGKTVLVCGVANRKSVAWHVARLLEEADCRVAYAVRSEARRDQVRKLVGDGPEVLVCDVEHEDQIARLAQDVAQRVGRLDGMLHSIAFADYQDGARPFHETTKRAFLRTVDISCFSLIALSNALKEIFQPQASVVTVSISTTTMASENYGFMAPVKAALDSSLAFLAKSFSQFSEVRFNAVAPGLLKTSASAGIPGYVDSYLYAERATLRGRAVQTQEAAAAAAFLLSPRSAGMNAQRLVVDAGMSTNYFDEQFVRGGH, from the coding sequence ATGCCCGCTGATTTTTTGCAGCTCGCCGGGAAGACCGTGCTGGTGTGCGGGGTAGCCAATCGCAAGAGCGTCGCTTGGCACGTGGCCCGGCTGCTCGAAGAAGCGGATTGCCGCGTGGCGTACGCGGTCCGCAGCGAGGCGCGACGCGACCAGGTGAGGAAGCTGGTGGGCGACGGGCCCGAGGTGCTGGTCTGCGACGTCGAGCACGAAGACCAGATCGCCCGGCTGGCCCAGGACGTAGCCCAGCGGGTCGGCAGGCTCGACGGCATGCTCCACTCGATCGCGTTTGCCGACTACCAGGACGGCGCTCGCCCCTTCCACGAGACAACCAAGCGGGCGTTCCTGCGGACGGTCGACATTAGTTGTTTTTCGCTGATTGCTCTTTCAAACGCGCTGAAAGAAATCTTCCAGCCCCAGGCGTCGGTGGTGACCGTGTCGATCTCCACGACCACCATGGCGAGCGAGAACTACGGCTTCATGGCGCCGGTCAAGGCGGCGCTCGACTCTTCGCTGGCGTTCCTGGCGAAGTCGTTCAGCCAGTTTTCTGAGGTGCGGTTCAACGCAGTGGCGCCCGGTTTGCTTAAAACCTCTGCGTCGGCAGGCATCCCGGGCTACGTCGATTCGTACCTGTACGCCGAGCGGGCAACCCTCCGCGGCCGGGCGGTGCAAACCCAAGAGGCGGCCGCGGCCGCGGCGTTCCTGCTGAGCCCGCGGTCGGCCGGGATGAACGCCCAGCGGCTGGTGGTCGACGCGGGAATGTCCACCAACTACTTCGACGAACAGTTTGTGCGGGGCGGCCATTAG
- a CDS encoding 3-hydroxyacyl-ACP dehydratase FabZ family protein, producing MSLEAILAAIPHRPPFLLIDEIVERDDARIVCRKTFTGEEFWYAGHYPEYPITPGVILCEASMQAGAVLIAGLIEAEQGKVPVATRANNVQFRRQVLPGETVDIEVELAERLASAFFMKARVSAAGSLACRFEFACTLTEPKTDAR from the coding sequence ATGTCACTCGAAGCGATCCTTGCCGCCATCCCGCACCGACCGCCGTTCTTGTTGATCGATGAGATCGTTGAGCGGGACGACGCGCGGATCGTCTGCCGCAAGACGTTTACCGGCGAAGAGTTCTGGTACGCCGGGCACTACCCCGAGTACCCGATCACCCCCGGCGTGATCCTGTGCGAGGCGAGCATGCAGGCCGGAGCGGTGCTGATAGCCGGCTTGATCGAGGCCGAGCAGGGGAAGGTGCCGGTGGCCACCCGGGCGAACAACGTGCAGTTCCGCCGCCAGGTGCTGCCGGGCGAGACGGTGGACATCGAGGTCGAGCTGGCCGAGCGGCTGGCGAGCGCGTTCTTCATGAAGGCCCGGGTGAGCGCAGCCGGTTCGCTCGCCTGCCGGTTTGAATTCGCCTGCACCCTGACGGAACCCAAGACGGATGCCCGCTGA